From one Treponema denticola genomic stretch:
- a CDS encoding metal-dependent transcriptional regulator yields the protein MNKRIHVTGTITSSKEDYLERIYDLSLIDEQVRSIDVARALNVSRASVNKSLGGLKEDGYIEQEPYGTITLTKKGRAIAKDVRTRHNALRTFLTQVLNVDYEIADKDACEMEHAISKHTADKLYAYLKKLGITEKDIDK from the coding sequence ATGAATAAACGAATACATGTAACAGGAACCATTACTTCTTCAAAAGAAGATTATCTTGAGCGGATTTACGACTTATCTTTGATTGATGAGCAGGTAAGATCAATTGATGTTGCAAGGGCATTGAATGTTTCTCGGGCAAGTGTTAATAAATCGCTTGGAGGACTAAAAGAGGATGGATATATAGAGCAAGAACCTTACGGAACAATCACTTTAACAAAAAAAGGCAGAGCGATTGCAAAAGATGTCCGCACCAGGCACAATGCACTTAGAACTTTTTTAACTCAAGTTCTTAATGTAGATTATGAAATTGCAGATAAGGACGCTTGCGAAATGGAACATGCAATCAGCAAGCATACGGCAGATAAGCTTTATGCCTATTTAAAAAAACTTGGTATAACCGAAAAAGATATCGATAAATAG
- a CDS encoding YaaR family protein → MGNSVDTSNYVSALNTAAPLIAKDSYIQKNQARKTENTKVKKQKTFLDTILDSNIQESEESYYEKKLEGLNPEERKKAVDDILAVLQDEVYSSGANLAENVNEETINKYKKAVKSFVNFALQHSLNVKAITSGGLNPLKQRNYVIVKVIDEKIDKLTQELLFNQLEKLQILAKLDEIKGLLVNLTT, encoded by the coding sequence ATGGGAAACTCCGTGGATACAAGCAACTATGTTTCCGCTCTTAATACCGCCGCACCTCTAATAGCCAAAGATTCGTACATTCAAAAAAATCAAGCACGAAAAACGGAAAATACCAAAGTAAAAAAGCAAAAAACTTTTTTAGATACAATTTTGGATAGCAATATTCAAGAGTCTGAGGAATCCTATTACGAAAAAAAACTGGAAGGGCTTAATCCTGAAGAAAGAAAAAAAGCTGTAGACGATATTTTGGCCGTCTTACAGGACGAGGTTTATTCCAGCGGGGCTAATCTGGCCGAGAACGTAAATGAGGAAACAATAAACAAATATAAAAAAGCAGTCAAAAGCTTTGTAAACTTTGCACTGCAACATTCACTTAATGTAAAAGCGATAACTTCAGGCGGTTTAAATCCGCTAAAACAGCGTAATTATGTAATAGTAAAAGTCATTGATGAAAAAATAGACAAACTAACACAGGAACTTTTATTTAATCAACTTGAAAAACTGCAAATCTTAGCTAAACTGGATGAAATAAAAGGTCTTTTAGTCAACTTGACTACATAG
- a CDS encoding DUF1007 family protein produces MLKSKKNILLFIFLIFINFQSFSHPHMWFTSSLEVIFAGKTLKGAYVTWTFDRFFSADIISGYDLNGDGVFNAAETADVYENAFSYTENYYYFTFIRQGEKRTSPEHIAKASFSVWQNKGIVSYRFFIDLSGFKGQEIFLACYDYTFFCDITYPKNAAVKFIYDKTLITPSYTVIENKNYPVYYDPLGAMDDNRIYYKWAPGLNTYYPKEVRIRF; encoded by the coding sequence ATGTTAAAATCAAAAAAAAATATACTGTTATTTATCTTTTTAATTTTTATAAATTTTCAATCTTTTTCTCACCCTCATATGTGGTTTACCAGCTCTCTTGAAGTCATTTTTGCAGGGAAAACCTTAAAAGGCGCCTACGTAACATGGACATTTGATAGATTTTTTAGTGCGGATATTATAAGCGGTTATGACTTAAACGGAGACGGTGTATTTAATGCAGCGGAAACGGCTGATGTATACGAAAATGCTTTTAGTTATACTGAAAACTATTACTATTTTACATTTATAAGACAGGGGGAAAAGCGTACAAGTCCTGAGCATATTGCAAAGGCATCTTTTTCCGTCTGGCAAAATAAGGGGATTGTAAGTTACCGCTTTTTTATAGATTTAAGCGGGTTTAAGGGGCAGGAAATATTTTTAGCCTGTTACGATTATACTTTCTTTTGTGATATTACCTATCCTAAAAATGCAGCAGTTAAATTCATATATGACAAGACTCTAATAACTCCCTCATATACCGTCATCGAAAATAAAAATTATCCCGTTTACTATGACCCTCTGGGAGCGATGGATGATAATAGAATATATTATAAGTGGGCACCCGGTCTTAATACCTATTATCCAAAAGAGGTAAGAATCAGGTTTTAA
- a CDS encoding bactofilin family protein, with the protein MADFIDDISINTIIGPGSFVNGSLSVPGFLRVDGDINGDIKTPGRVIIAENARVRGNIHAKSITIGGMVQGDVIAPESVVVLSTGLILGSVLTKKIRLDDDVFLHGYCFAVDNQAEFEKAEKEYKNRQGLAASALVHSR; encoded by the coding sequence ATGGCTGATTTTATTGACGATATTTCCATAAACACAATCATAGGCCCGGGAAGCTTTGTAAACGGAAGTTTAAGTGTACCCGGATTTTTACGTGTAGACGGAGATATAAACGGAGACATAAAAACCCCCGGAAGAGTTATAATTGCAGAAAATGCAAGAGTACGAGGAAATATACATGCCAAGTCGATAACCATAGGCGGAATGGTTCAAGGCGATGTTATAGCTCCGGAAAGCGTGGTCGTCCTGTCAACAGGCCTTATTTTGGGCTCGGTTTTGACAAAAAAAATACGCTTAGATGATGATGTATTTTTACACGGCTACTGCTTTGCCGTAGATAATCAGGCCGAATTTGAAAAGGCGGAAAAAGAATACAAAAATAGGCAGGGCCTTGCGGCTTCTGCTCTTGTACATTCCAGGTGA
- a CDS encoding phenylalanine--tRNA ligase subunit alpha, producing the protein MDIKSIIKNLHPLEIKVLKNFKIGEYLDNKKLELKLSYKEGHANQVFSWLKMKGLIKETDRKKHIFFELTNIGTDFAERGTPEQRILQLLKEKGELKLPEIAEALNLENKDVGSAFGVLSKEGAVKMNEEKKASFVQEPQSKRFKIITELLKKGLKTAGHIIAEEDLDDEEREIINSIAKKRGAADSPYKIVERDSVVYGFTDDVPSIQKELEAEGITGDETGQLTAESLKTGSWKNQTFRSYNINLPPARIISGRTNPYCDFLEGVKDKLVGLGFEEFDGPLVETDFWNSDALFMPQFHAARDIHDVYYIKNPTHAKSIEEPFLSRVAEVHETGGNTGSRGWNYSFDRNFTKRLLLRSQGTVLSAHQLAKAKIPGKYFGIARCFRYDKVDATHLSDFYQTEGIVLGNEVNLKTLLGILKMFAVEIAGATEVKYVGGYFPFTEPSIEVHIKHPVLGWFELGGSGILRPEVSRTMGVDVPVLAWGIGIDRMALMALGLNDLRELFSSDIEGVRLRK; encoded by the coding sequence ATGGATATTAAAAGCATTATCAAAAATCTTCATCCTCTTGAGATTAAGGTTTTAAAAAATTTTAAAATAGGCGAGTATCTTGATAACAAAAAACTTGAGCTTAAACTTTCGTATAAAGAAGGCCATGCAAATCAGGTTTTTTCGTGGCTTAAAATGAAGGGCTTAATAAAAGAAACCGACCGCAAAAAGCACATATTTTTTGAGCTTACAAATATCGGAACAGATTTTGCCGAACGAGGCACTCCGGAACAAAGAATTTTACAGCTTTTAAAAGAAAAAGGCGAACTGAAACTTCCCGAAATTGCTGAAGCCCTTAATTTGGAAAATAAGGATGTAGGTTCGGCCTTCGGCGTTCTTTCAAAAGAAGGTGCCGTCAAGATGAATGAAGAAAAAAAGGCTTCCTTTGTGCAAGAACCGCAATCAAAACGCTTTAAAATAATTACCGAATTGTTGAAAAAAGGCCTTAAAACCGCAGGCCATATCATAGCCGAGGAAGATCTTGATGATGAAGAACGCGAGATTATCAACTCAATTGCAAAAAAACGCGGAGCAGCCGACAGCCCCTATAAGATTGTAGAGCGGGATTCGGTTGTTTACGGGTTTACTGACGATGTTCCTTCCATTCAAAAAGAGCTTGAAGCAGAGGGCATTACAGGCGATGAAACGGGACAGCTTACAGCCGAGAGCTTAAAAACCGGTAGCTGGAAAAATCAAACATTTAGAAGCTACAATATAAATCTTCCGCCTGCCCGTATAATTTCGGGAAGAACCAATCCCTATTGCGACTTTTTGGAGGGAGTAAAGGACAAGCTCGTAGGTTTGGGCTTTGAAGAATTTGACGGCCCTCTCGTAGAAACCGATTTTTGGAACTCGGACGCTCTTTTTATGCCCCAATTCCATGCAGCCCGCGATATTCATGACGTTTACTACATAAAAAATCCGACTCATGCAAAGAGCATTGAAGAGCCATTTTTATCCCGCGTTGCCGAAGTCCATGAGACAGGCGGAAATACAGGAAGCCGAGGCTGGAATTATTCTTTTGACAGGAATTTTACAAAACGCCTCTTGCTTAGAAGTCAAGGCACGGTTCTTTCAGCCCATCAGCTTGCAAAGGCTAAAATACCGGGCAAATATTTCGGCATAGCCCGATGTTTCCGGTACGATAAGGTGGATGCTACCCACCTCTCCGACTTTTATCAAACCGAAGGAATAGTTTTAGGCAATGAGGTTAATTTAAAAACCTTGTTGGGCATCCTCAAAATGTTTGCCGTCGAAATAGCCGGTGCTACCGAGGTAAAATATGTCGGCGGCTACTTCCCCTTTACCGAACCTTCGATTGAAGTGCATATAAAACACCCCGTTTTAGGCTGGTTCGAGCTTGGCGGCTCAGGCATCCTCCGCCCCGAAGTATCCAGAACGATGGGGGTTGATGTCCCCGTATTGGCTTGGGGAATAGGCATTGACCGAATGGCCCTTATGGCCCTTGGCTTAAACGATTTGAGAGAGCTGTTCAGCTCGGATATTGAGGGAGTCAGGCTCAGGAAGTAA
- the fliS gene encoding flagellar export chaperone FliS: MSYNSQAAAAYKETSVKTASPGSLILMLYTEGIKEINLAISKMQVPKIPAKDIEAINNHIIKAQEIITELMAALDMDIGGEIAANLLSIYSYFNQQLLTANLKKDYKPLLDVSSMMQELYDVWKQIIESQPVPQRSEVSVGVNIAG; encoded by the coding sequence ATGAGTTATAATAGTCAGGCTGCAGCAGCTTATAAAGAAACAAGTGTTAAAACGGCAAGTCCGGGTTCTCTTATTCTTATGCTTTATACTGAGGGGATAAAGGAAATAAATCTGGCAATTTCAAAGATGCAAGTGCCTAAAATTCCTGCAAAGGATATAGAAGCTATCAATAATCACATAATTAAGGCTCAAGAGATTATAACGGAGCTTATGGCAGCCTTAGATATGGATATAGGCGGAGAAATAGCTGCAAATCTTCTTTCAATTTATTCATATTTTAATCAACAACTTTTAACTGCTAATCTAAAAAAAGACTATAAACCCTTGTTGGATGTAAGCTCTATGATGCAGGAATTATATGACGTATGGAAGCAAATTATTGAATCTCAGCCTGTACCTCAAAGGTCTGAGGTTTCCGTAGGTGTAAACATAGCCGGATAA
- a CDS encoding nickel/cobalt transporter produces MKKKGIFVILFILNLALLSANPFTGKKNSPAPVYQGQPSENILKGQRILNQKLGDYISAWKENKNFDVLLSILALSFLYGLVHAAGPGHRKTIIFSFYLTKESNRLEPLFTGLALAGMHGGAAIILMLIFKGLSGAILSRSNDAMIYMEGISFLILIILSLYGIIDAIKDINTKKDLNHKKLKLGALLISGIYPCPAAMLVLVLAVSLDILALGIFAAIAMSIGMSIPIIASGYLAWGGRTSIFYKLKGKERIVGITGSILQIGAYGFLLYISVRTALPFILSLFRMLK; encoded by the coding sequence ATGAAAAAAAAAGGTATTTTTGTTATTCTTTTTATTCTTAATCTCGCCCTATTGTCCGCAAATCCCTTTACGGGAAAAAAGAATTCACCGGCGCCCGTATATCAGGGTCAGCCTTCAGAAAACATTTTAAAAGGACAGCGTATTTTAAACCAAAAGTTGGGAGACTATATAAGCGCTTGGAAAGAAAATAAAAATTTTGATGTTTTATTGTCCATACTGGCCCTTTCATTTTTATACGGCTTGGTACATGCGGCAGGTCCGGGACACCGTAAAACGATTATATTCTCGTTTTACCTTACAAAAGAATCAAACCGCTTAGAACCGCTTTTTACAGGCCTTGCTTTAGCAGGAATGCATGGAGGAGCAGCCATAATCCTAATGCTGATTTTTAAAGGGCTTTCGGGAGCAATCCTCTCACGCTCAAATGACGCAATGATATACATGGAAGGAATCTCCTTTTTAATCTTAATAATCTTATCTCTTTACGGAATAATCGATGCAATAAAGGACATAAATACAAAAAAAGATTTAAACCATAAAAAGCTTAAACTTGGAGCACTTTTAATAAGCGGTATTTATCCCTGCCCTGCAGCCATGCTTGTATTGGTTTTAGCCGTAAGCCTCGATATTTTGGCTTTAGGTATCTTTGCAGCAATAGCTATGTCCATAGGTATGAGTATTCCGATAATAGCTTCGGGATATTTGGCTTGGGGCGGAAGAACGAGCATTTTCTACAAATTAAAGGGGAAAGAAAGGATTGTCGGTATAACCGGTTCTATCCTTCAAATCGGAGCTTACGGCTTTTTACTCTACATTTCGGTACGAACGGCCTTGCCTTTTATTCTAAGTTTGTTTAGAATGCTAAAATAG
- a CDS encoding PSP1 domain-containing protein: MNYDINENIEDIESLEDKDQRPVKMSSNPNDFPQPLYELNLDYSKESFYATADEHQEFKTGDFVLVPTRYGTDAARFGGPVKAPINANPDEVVKIIRKINAEEEIILEKNNKKEKEAAKIFKEKVALNNLEMKFIGCHFLLDEPKVLFFFSADTRIDFRKLVKDLVSVFKIRVELRQIGVRDESRIIGGLGCCGRPYCCHNVTDKLKPVSIKMAKEQNLSLNSSKISGQCGRLLCCLSYEYDWYAEARRLMPPEGARFPYDGTTFKITEVNLLTQMVSLLGEDGRILSLPSKRVVNIGGKWQVR; this comes from the coding sequence ATGAATTATGACATTAACGAAAATATAGAAGATATCGAATCTCTTGAAGATAAAGATCAAAGACCTGTAAAAATGAGCTCAAATCCCAACGATTTTCCTCAACCCCTATATGAGCTTAATTTGGATTACTCAAAAGAAAGCTTTTATGCGACAGCTGATGAGCATCAAGAATTTAAAACAGGGGACTTTGTTCTTGTACCTACACGGTACGGTACTGATGCAGCTCGTTTCGGAGGTCCTGTCAAGGCTCCCATCAATGCCAACCCGGATGAGGTTGTAAAAATTATTCGAAAAATAAATGCTGAAGAAGAGATTATCCTAGAGAAAAACAATAAAAAAGAAAAAGAAGCCGCCAAGATTTTTAAAGAAAAGGTCGCCCTAAATAACTTGGAAATGAAGTTTATAGGCTGCCATTTTTTACTTGATGAACCTAAGGTATTGTTCTTTTTCAGTGCAGATACAAGGATTGATTTTAGAAAATTAGTCAAAGATCTTGTTTCCGTTTTTAAAATAAGAGTTGAGTTAAGGCAAATAGGAGTCCGAGACGAATCACGCATTATAGGAGGCCTCGGCTGCTGCGGACGACCCTATTGCTGTCATAACGTAACCGATAAACTTAAACCTGTTTCTATAAAAATGGCAAAGGAACAAAACCTATCGCTCAATTCATCAAAAATATCGGGACAGTGCGGAAGATTATTATGCTGCCTCTCTTACGAATATGATTGGTACGCAGAAGCTAGGAGATTAATGCCGCCTGAAGGCGCAAGATTCCCATATGACGGTACAACCTTTAAGATTACAGAGGTAAACCTTCTTACCCAAATGGTTTCCTTATTGGGAGAAGACGGACGAATCCTTTCTCTGCCATCAAAGCGTGTGGTCAATATCGGAGGAAAGTGGCAAGTAAGATAA
- a CDS encoding M23 family metallopeptidase → MSRTRTYKRAENNLVRYFNELFKAFCTSVSKGVMKFINGGRKKLTVMVVPHSQKRVVNFQASIFSIVFVSVLLVGILASFFWFAAESVASARKLANLKEETRKTQASLNVLKNETNDLLKNAKNFQSTLSSTLTSLGLQSIMETGAENDDSSDLSLLFNVQEQAQGTAREVSELKKLSAYLQDTIQPVQEMAKLMDTQTALFSDIPSLWPIKGGIGHITMAFGQNRHPFTGQWYIHTGIDLATGRSGDPIMATADGQVITVETDSGWGNYIIIKHKHGFFTRYAHLSSFRVTRGQHVQKGQVIGYIGNTGISTGPHLHYEVHIGSDVVDPMKYLNIKNTGRKK, encoded by the coding sequence GTGTCAAGAACACGAACATATAAACGGGCAGAAAACAACTTGGTACGCTATTTTAATGAGCTTTTTAAGGCTTTTTGTACAAGCGTATCTAAGGGTGTAATGAAATTCATCAACGGCGGACGCAAAAAACTTACCGTAATGGTTGTTCCGCATTCTCAAAAAAGGGTTGTAAATTTTCAGGCAAGTATTTTTTCGATTGTTTTTGTTTCGGTTTTGCTTGTAGGTATTTTAGCTTCATTTTTTTGGTTTGCAGCCGAATCTGTAGCTTCAGCCAGAAAACTGGCCAACCTAAAGGAAGAAACACGTAAAACTCAAGCCAGTCTTAATGTTCTAAAAAATGAAACAAATGACCTTTTAAAAAATGCAAAGAATTTTCAATCTACTCTTTCTTCTACACTAACATCTTTGGGTTTACAGTCCATTATGGAAACAGGTGCAGAAAACGATGATTCAAGCGACCTTTCACTCCTGTTTAATGTCCAAGAACAGGCCCAAGGAACGGCAAGAGAAGTAAGCGAGCTAAAAAAACTTTCAGCCTATTTACAGGACACCATTCAACCCGTACAGGAAATGGCAAAACTGATGGACACTCAAACAGCCCTCTTTTCGGATATTCCGAGTCTTTGGCCCATTAAGGGCGGTATCGGGCATATCACGATGGCCTTCGGGCAAAACCGTCATCCTTTTACCGGCCAATGGTATATTCATACCGGTATAGACCTTGCAACAGGCCGCTCAGGCGACCCGATTATGGCTACGGCTGACGGACAGGTTATTACGGTAGAAACTGATTCAGGCTGGGGTAACTACATTATTATTAAGCATAAGCATGGTTTTTTTACAAGATACGCTCACCTAAGCTCATTTAGAGTTACACGAGGACAGCATGTACAAAAGGGACAGGTAATAGGCTACATAGGCAATACAGGTATATCTACCGGCCCCCACTTGCACTATGAGGTTCACATAGGTTCCGACGTTGTCGATCCTATGAAATATCTTAACATAAAGAATACCGGAAGAAAAAAATAG
- a CDS encoding alpha-glucosidase, with protein MEWWNKRVFYQIYPRSFCDANDDGMGDIQGIISKLPYLKELGIGAIWLSPVTASSDYDNGYDVSDYCDINPKFGTMDDFKALLKEADKLDIKIVMDLIINHTSDQHRWFIESKNPESPYHNYYVWKEPRLVKGKKLPPNNWDSLFLGSAWKYCEENGLYYLHLFTENQPDLNYNNPAVIEEVKKILKFWLDMGVAGFRCDVINCIYKTSYEDAKKRRIKTGKEFYLSQKGCHDILKELNRDVLKPYNAFTVGETMDVSLEEAKDFIQDELTLVFPFEHHTGVDCWFQIPVFKRKYKPFRMIKILKKWQTKMPWTPLFFENHDQVRSVSRFGDEGKYYKESVKMLATVLLTQKGTPFIYQGQEIGLTNTDFKSMDEIDDIATKNIYDTLRRLKFGKKRAFKMTMNYARDHARTPIPWDDSENGGFCTVKPWLRLNEKYKEINVKKNLSEPDSCFNYYKKLIALRNEEEALQSGDIEFVDLGKDIFAYYRKKDDKTFFIVSNMSGKVQKIREEVRGLPILFNYRNFNPQQKILRPFESVITRI; from the coding sequence ATGGAATGGTGGAATAAAAGGGTTTTTTATCAGATATATCCCAGAAGTTTTTGTGATGCAAACGATGACGGGATGGGAGATATTCAGGGTATTATCTCAAAATTGCCTTATTTAAAGGAACTGGGTATAGGGGCAATTTGGCTTTCTCCCGTAACAGCATCCTCCGATTATGATAACGGCTATGATGTTTCCGATTATTGCGATATCAACCCCAAATTCGGCACCATGGACGACTTTAAGGCTCTATTAAAAGAAGCGGATAAACTGGATATAAAGATTGTGATGGACTTGATTATAAACCATACAAGCGATCAGCATAGGTGGTTTATCGAGTCCAAAAATCCAGAATCTCCCTACCATAATTATTATGTTTGGAAAGAACCTAGGCTTGTAAAGGGTAAAAAACTGCCCCCCAATAACTGGGACAGCCTTTTTTTGGGTTCTGCATGGAAGTATTGCGAAGAAAACGGACTCTATTATCTTCACCTTTTTACTGAAAACCAGCCGGATCTAAACTATAACAATCCCGCGGTTATTGAAGAAGTAAAAAAGATATTGAAGTTTTGGCTGGATATGGGAGTCGCCGGTTTCCGCTGCGATGTTATAAACTGTATTTATAAAACTTCTTATGAGGATGCAAAAAAAAGAAGGATTAAAACAGGCAAAGAGTTTTATCTTTCTCAAAAGGGCTGCCACGATATTCTAAAAGAATTAAATAGAGATGTCCTAAAACCTTACAATGCTTTTACGGTGGGAGAAACTATGGACGTTTCTTTAGAAGAAGCTAAAGATTTTATTCAGGACGAATTGACTCTTGTTTTTCCTTTTGAACACCACACGGGGGTGGACTGCTGGTTTCAAATTCCGGTTTTTAAACGGAAATATAAACCTTTCCGAATGATTAAAATCTTAAAAAAATGGCAGACTAAAATGCCGTGGACTCCTCTTTTCTTTGAAAATCACGATCAGGTACGTTCCGTTTCGAGGTTTGGGGATGAGGGAAAATACTACAAAGAAAGCGTCAAAATGCTTGCAACCGTGCTTTTAACCCAAAAAGGAACCCCCTTTATTTATCAAGGGCAGGAAATCGGGCTTACCAATACCGATTTTAAAAGCATGGATGAAATTGACGATATAGCCACAAAGAATATTTATGACACTCTCCGCCGTCTTAAATTCGGTAAAAAACGGGCCTTTAAAATGACCATGAACTATGCCCGAGATCATGCAAGAACTCCCATACCTTGGGATGATTCCGAAAACGGGGGCTTTTGTACCGTAAAGCCTTGGCTCCGGCTTAACGAAAAATATAAAGAGATAAATGTAAAAAAGAACCTATCCGAGCCTGATTCCTGCTTTAATTATTATAAGAAACTGATAGCCTTAAGAAATGAGGAAGAAGCTTTGCAGTCAGGCGATATAGAATTTGTCGATTTGGGAAAGGATATTTTTGCATATTACCGCAAAAAAGACGATAAAACTTTTTTTATTGTTTCCAATATGTCAGGCAAGGTTCAGAAGATAAGGGAAGAGGTCAGAGGCCTCCCGATTCTATTTAATTATAGAAACTTTAATCCTCAACAGAAGATTTTACGTCCCTTTGAGTCTGTAATTACAAGAATTTAG